The Halotia branconii CENA392 region ATAGCCTTTTGGGTAATAACTTAATTGCTTGAGAGCTTCTTGAAGGATGATTCGTAATTAATAAAAAATGAAGTATGAAATTTTTCATACTTCATACTTGTTTTTGCAAGACTATAGCAGGAATAACAGTGTTTTCATTTTTAGCGGAACATGCTACTAACTGAGGTATCTTCATGAATCCGCCAGATAGTCTCCCCTAACAGATTAGCTACTGAAAGCACCACTAATTGGGGAAATCGACTGGTTTCTGCTATAGGAATTGTGTTTGTCACAATGACTTCTTCAAATAAGCCACTAGACAAACGCTCAATTGCAGGTGGAGAAAAAACTGCATGAGTTGCACAGGCATATACCCGACTAGCTCCTTCTTCGCGTAGCAACCGCGCTCCTTCGGCAATTGTGCCACCAGTGTCGATCATGTCATCCACTAAAATTGCAGTTTTGCCCTTAACGTCACCGATAACATTCAAGACTTCAGCGACATTGTGAGCTTGACGACGTTTATCAATAATCGCTAGTGGAGCATCATCTAGCTTTTTCGCAAATGCCCTAGCTCGCGCGACACCGCCGACATCGGGAGAAACAACCACAATGTCAGAAAGTTGTTTACTCACTAAATAGTCGAGCAATACTGGCGAACCATAAACATGATCAAAGGGTATATCGAAATAGCCTTGAATTTGAGCCGAGTGCAAATCCATTGCTAGAACGCGGCTAGCGCCTGCTTTAGTAATCAGGTTAGCCACCAGCTTAGCAGTGATTGACTCCCGTCCTGCTGTTTTTCTGTCAGCACGAGCATAGCCGTAATAGGGAACTACTGCGGTGATTTGTCGCGCCGAAGCCCGACGACAGGCATCAACCATAATCAGCAATTCCATTAAGTGATCGTTTACGGGTTGACAAGATGGCTGGATTAAATAGACATCACAACCCCGAATCGATTCTTGGATTTGAACATAAAGTTCTCCATCCGCAAATCTTTTACGAATCATTGGTCCCAAGTCCATGCCCAGATAACGAGCAACTTCTTGAGACAGTTGTAAATTGGCAGAGCCAGAAAATAGCCGCAGGCGTTGATTTTCAGTCAGTCCTGTTGCAACTGGCTGCATTTTTAAAGTTGCAGAACTCAGCACAGCAGATCCTCGATGTGCATTCATGGCAATCCTATCATTAGATATTTAACAGATTGAACTCAAGTAACCTAAAAAAAACATCTGTGAGTTTTGTTAAAACTTTCATACAAACTTTAAACATTTATCTATAAAATTATCATTGGCTCATTTGTAGTCCTTGTGATAAATAACTTATACGATTGCTTAAATGAACATGAAGTTTTAGAGAAGTATTTCCATAGTTGAGATATTTTGGGCAAAGAGACTCTCAAAAACTCGAATCCTTGTAATTTGCTGAGGTAGAGTGTTTTTTCTACCCATTTACACGAGATTGAGAAATTATTGAACAATTACTCATCAAGTATAAACACTCATAAATTAATATCTTACAAAGCATAAGAATGTTAGCTAAATACTCTATAATTTTAGCTGCAAAAATTATAAACTAAGTAAACTATATTAGTAATTGTAAATCACGCAAAAAACTTAAATAACCTGCCGAACTAGCTAAACTCTCACAGTCAGAGGAAAGAGAAAAACCAAGGAAGCAGGAGAAATAAGGGAGAAATTATGGAAATTCATTTTTCTCAAATTAACCTTGCAGTTCTAACTAACGGTGTACCCAATGTGGTTTAGATAAGCTCTTGAACCAAGGGAAGAAAGGAAATTATTGCCTATAGGACTTACGTACTCATAATGAAAACTAAGCCTTTGCGATTACTACTTTTCTGCTTACGGAGATGCTTTGCTTGTAGATGAGGTGAAATCGTAGCCTGTGCATAAGTCTGTCTAGTATTCTTCGCCCCCTGCCCCGCTGCCCCTCTGCTCGCCTCAACAGATCAGTTTGTTAACCAAACAGTGGGGGTGTACCCGTAGGGTAGGGTAGAATATTGCCGCAGGTAACTGTTTGTCGCCGCTGGAACTTATCTTGGGGTTGACTTCCTTCTCAGTTGCCATCACACTAAACTGATCCATCATGCAACCACCTATTACAGTTGGCACTGTCCTGCAAAACCGTTACCGGATAATCCAAATTCTTGGACAAGGAGGATTTGGTAGAACCTATTTAGCAGAAGATCAGAGGCGTTTTAACGAACTGTGTGCGCTCAAAGAATTGATTCCGGCAACAACGGTAGCTTCTGACTGGGAAAAGGCACAGGAGCTTTTTGGACGAGAAGCTACTATTTTGTATCAAATTGAACACCCACAAG contains the following coding sequences:
- a CDS encoding ribose-phosphate pyrophosphokinase; its protein translation is MNAHRGSAVLSSATLKMQPVATGLTENQRLRLFSGSANLQLSQEVARYLGMDLGPMIRKRFADGELYVQIQESIRGCDVYLIQPSCQPVNDHLMELLIMVDACRRASARQITAVVPYYGYARADRKTAGRESITAKLVANLITKAGASRVLAMDLHSAQIQGYFDIPFDHVYGSPVLLDYLVSKQLSDIVVVSPDVGGVARARAFAKKLDDAPLAIIDKRRQAHNVAEVLNVIGDVKGKTAILVDDMIDTGGTIAEGARLLREEGASRVYACATHAVFSPPAIERLSSGLFEEVIVTNTIPIAETSRFPQLVVLSVANLLGETIWRIHEDTSVSSMFR